One window of Methanobacterium alkalithermotolerans genomic DNA carries:
- a CDS encoding class III signal peptide-containing protein, translating into MGLRYDTGGQGSAEYVLLFAAVIVIVIAGLYMYYSYFSFGEEVEMVDVSLTITNTGPRPSQFIYEANNTTGVNRHISTGNPGNFFFTLAQGRSRTFSLGTMHSPASFTIEGGVGNPTRGSAQQRGEGQSGRWTLTIGNQTISWDIKGPYDWRKKPSGSVIRSFSISGGGGGLPFNITEDLQTVRTNVSGAFKII; encoded by the coding sequence ATGGGATTAAGATATGATACCGGAGGACAGGGGTCAGCTGAATATGTGCTGCTTTTTGCTGCAGTTATTGTGATTGTTATTGCTGGATTATACATGTATTATTCTTATTTTAGTTTTGGAGAGGAAGTGGAAATGGTGGATGTGAGTTTAACCATTACCAATACCGGGCCCCGGCCATCCCAGTTTATTTATGAAGCCAATAATACCACTGGTGTAAATCGCCATATAAGTACCGGTAACCCTGGAAATTTCTTTTTCACCTTGGCTCAGGGCCGAAGCCGTACCTTTTCTTTAGGCACCATGCATTCTCCTGCCAGCTTCACCATTGAAGGAGGGGTGGGAAATCCCACCCGTGGAAGTGCCCAGCAAAGAGGTGAAGGTCAGTCTGGTAGATGGACCCTTACTATTGGAAACCAGACCATCTCCTGGGATATAAAGGGTCCTTATGATTGGAGAAAAAAACCTTCAGGTAGTGTTATTAGAAGCTTTTCTATAAGTGGAGGGGGAGGAGGACTTCCATTTAATATCACCGAAGACCTGCAAACCGTGAGGACCAATGTGAGTGGGGCCTTTAAAATAATATAA
- a CDS encoding alpha/beta hydrolase fold domain-containing protein produces the protein MILASSSHRYLFFSGFAFIFLIIAFCTPIYASNIQGPFQAVSGPGGRDYNHSQVISSTYGSGALQYWIFEPGSPSPESAPVIVFNHGWSATNPLFYRPWIDHLVKKGNIVIYPRYQSSILDSSDNFTQNAIYSLKDAFIQLENGEHVRPQRENLALVGHSAGGLISINMAARASQEGIPQPKAIFCVQPGLSRSENRTMGPLLEDLSKIPSSTLLLTLAGDRDDIVGSFDSEKIIKETTSIPPENKNYVIMVSDFHGNPPLIADHLSPLAILNCGEYRLMVNALDYYGTWKLFDGLYEAAFYGINREYALGNTTQQRFMGLWSDGTPVKELKVVDY, from the coding sequence ATGATTCTTGCGTCTTCCTCCCATAGATATCTATTTTTTTCGGGTTTTGCTTTTATATTTTTAATTATAGCTTTTTGCACTCCCATATATGCTTCAAACATTCAGGGGCCCTTCCAGGCAGTTAGTGGTCCTGGTGGAAGGGATTATAATCATTCTCAAGTGATATCCTCTACTTATGGTAGTGGAGCATTGCAGTACTGGATATTTGAGCCAGGATCCCCTTCACCTGAATCTGCTCCAGTAATAGTATTTAACCACGGATGGTCCGCTACCAATCCTTTATTTTATCGTCCCTGGATTGATCATCTGGTAAAAAAAGGCAATATTGTGATTTATCCCCGTTATCAGTCCAGTATTTTGGATTCTTCAGACAATTTCACCCAGAATGCTATTTATTCCCTTAAAGATGCATTTATCCAGCTGGAAAATGGTGAGCATGTCCGGCCCCAGAGGGAAAATCTGGCCCTGGTAGGGCACTCCGCTGGTGGTCTTATATCCATCAATATGGCAGCTCGAGCATCCCAGGAAGGTATTCCCCAACCAAAAGCAATATTCTGTGTCCAACCCGGTTTATCCCGTTCAGAAAACCGGACCATGGGACCCTTGCTGGAGGATTTATCTAAAATACCATCCAGCACCCTACTATTAACTTTAGCTGGTGATAGGGATGATATTGTAGGTTCTTTTGATTCAGAAAAGATAATAAAAGAAACCACCAGCATACCCCCGGAAAATAAAAATTATGTAATTATGGTATCAGATTTCCATGGAAACCCGCCTTTAATTGCAGACCATCTCTCCCCTTTAGCAATTTTAAATTGTGGAGAATATCGTTTAATGGTTAATGCCCTGGATTATTATGGAACCTGGAAATTATTTGATGGACTATATGAAGCAGCGTTCTATGGGATAAACAGAGAATACGCCCTGGGAAATACCACCCAGCAGCGTTTTATGGGTTTGTGGAGTGATGGTACACCGGTAAAAGAACTAAAAGTAGTGGATTATTAA
- the msrA gene encoding peptide-methionine (S)-S-oxide reductase MsrA has product MKEDKTQKATFGAGCFWGVEDAFRKLKGVKSTKAGYMGGHLKDPTYEDVCRGDSGHAEVVQVTYNPEEVSYMDLLDLFWKIHDPTTLNRQGPDIGYQYRSAIFYHNLEQKAQALISMEKLQSSPGYDREIVTVIEPATTFYQAEEYHQQYLEKTGKKSCHFF; this is encoded by the coding sequence ATGAAAGAAGACAAAACACAAAAAGCTACCTTTGGAGCAGGATGTTTTTGGGGTGTGGAAGATGCATTTAGAAAGCTTAAAGGAGTTAAATCCACAAAAGCAGGTTATATGGGTGGTCATCTAAAAGACCCCACCTATGAAGATGTATGCCGGGGGGATAGTGGACATGCAGAAGTGGTTCAGGTGACCTATAATCCAGAGGAAGTATCTTATATGGATCTTCTGGATTTATTCTGGAAAATTCACGACCCTACCACCTTAAATCGTCAGGGGCCAGATATTGGATACCAGTACCGTTCTGCTATCTTTTATCATAACCTGGAGCAGAAGGCCCAGGCCTTGATTTCTATGGAAAAACTGCAGTCCTCCCCGGGATATGATAGGGAAATTGTAACTGTTATTGAACCAGCCACCACCTTTTACCAGGCAGAGGAATACCATCAACAGTATCTGGAAAAAACAGGGAAAAAAAGCTGCCATTTCTTCTAG
- a CDS encoding 2-oxoacid:acceptor oxidoreductase subunit alpha has protein sequence MSMIKLEEDVSLVLCGEAGQGIQSVENIMVQALKMGGYHVFSTKEYMSRVRGGQNSTQIRASSKRVKAYRDRIDILVALSKGAIPHLEKRITENTLILGDEEVLQDLEEKYYNLLKAPFISKAKKLGGLIFSNVIAAGALSCIMGVDKEIFDELITLLFASKGEKILENDLKAGVEGYDIGKKILDSGRISIKIEKNPATGKEILINGTQAVGLGCISGGCKFISAYPMTPSSPLQVFMADNASEFEMVFEQAEDEIAALNMALGASYAGARAMTATSGSGFALMQEGVGLAGMIETPVVIYIAQRPGPAVGLPTRTAQEDLNLALYSGPGEFPRIIFAPGNFKDALELSHKSFNLAEKYQIPVFILSDQYMADIYYNLPSLDIEKLEVEDYIFETDTDYKRYLFTPDGISPRGIPGYGQGLVCVDSDEHDEEGHITEDLNLRTRMVDKRLKKMDKIRKEAVPGEFFSTSNSSAYTTLIMGWGSTYWPLKEALLEMDNDNLALLHLKQLYPLSSQAGELIKKAKKSVMFENNAQGQMAQLIQKETDLKIDHKVLKYNGMPFSVEEILAVLETLEEE, from the coding sequence ATGTCCATGATAAAATTAGAAGAAGATGTTTCCCTGGTGCTTTGTGGTGAAGCAGGGCAGGGAATTCAAAGTGTGGAGAATATTATGGTGCAGGCCTTGAAGATGGGAGGTTACCATGTTTTTTCCACCAAGGAATACATGTCCCGGGTGAGGGGTGGTCAAAACTCTACCCAAATCCGGGCCTCCTCAAAAAGGGTTAAAGCTTATCGGGATAGGATTGATATCCTGGTGGCTCTAAGTAAGGGTGCTATTCCCCACTTAGAAAAGAGAATAACTGAAAATACCCTTATATTAGGAGATGAAGAGGTACTCCAGGACTTGGAGGAGAAATACTATAATCTCTTAAAAGCCCCCTTTATTTCTAAAGCCAAAAAACTGGGAGGCCTCATATTCTCCAATGTGATTGCTGCTGGTGCCCTGTCCTGTATTATGGGAGTGGATAAAGAGATATTTGACGAACTAATCACTCTTCTTTTTGCATCCAAGGGTGAAAAGATCCTGGAAAACGATTTAAAAGCCGGGGTGGAAGGATACGATATAGGGAAAAAAATCCTTGATAGTGGTCGGATTTCAATTAAAATAGAAAAAAACCCGGCTACTGGTAAAGAAATATTAATTAACGGTACCCAGGCAGTGGGGTTAGGTTGCATTTCCGGGGGATGTAAATTTATTTCAGCTTATCCCATGACTCCTTCCAGTCCCTTACAGGTCTTCATGGCAGATAATGCCTCAGAATTTGAAATGGTATTTGAACAGGCAGAAGATGAAATAGCTGCCTTAAATATGGCCTTAGGAGCATCTTATGCTGGAGCACGGGCTATGACTGCCACCTCAGGAAGTGGATTTGCCCTTATGCAGGAAGGGGTGGGACTAGCAGGGATGATTGAAACCCCGGTGGTTATCTATATTGCCCAGAGGCCAGGACCAGCGGTGGGCCTGCCCACCCGAACTGCCCAGGAAGATCTTAACTTAGCCCTTTACTCGGGGCCCGGAGAATTTCCCCGGATAATCTTTGCCCCCGGGAACTTTAAAGATGCCCTGGAATTATCCCATAAATCATTCAACCTGGCTGAAAAATATCAAATCCCGGTATTTATATTATCCGACCAGTATATGGCGGATATTTATTATAACCTGCCCTCTCTGGATATAGAAAAACTGGAAGTAGAGGATTATATCTTTGAAACTGATACCGATTATAAAAGATACCTCTTCACCCCGGATGGTATTTCACCCCGGGGTATACCTGGTTATGGGCAGGGCTTAGTATGTGTTGACTCAGATGAACATGATGAAGAAGGACACATAACAGAAGATCTTAATCTTCGAACCCGTATGGTGGATAAAAGACTAAAAAAGATGGATAAAATAAGAAAAGAAGCAGTTCCTGGTGAATTTTTTTCCACATCAAATTCGTCGGCCTATACAACTCTGATAATGGGCTGGGGTTCCACTTACTGGCCCTTGAAAGAGGCCCTCCTGGAAATGGATAATGATAATCTGGCCCTATTACACCTCAAACAGTTATATCCTCTCTCTTCCCAGGCAGGGGAATTAATTAAAAAGGCCAAAAAAAGTGTTATGTTTGAGAATAATGCCCAGGGCCAGATGGCCCAACTCATTCAAAAGGAAACAGATTTGAAAATTGATCATAAGGTTTTAAAATATAATGGAATGCCCTTTTCTGTTGAAGAAATTTTAGCAGTATTGGAAACTCTGGAGGAGGAATAA
- a CDS encoding thiamine pyrophosphate-dependent enzyme produces MDPEIFEMENADIAWCPGCGDFLILKALKQALADLELGPEKLVLVSGIGQAGKLPHYLKSNVFNGLHGRSLSPATGIKASNPDMVVIDVSGDGCMYGEGGNHFMHTIRRNPDITNIVLNNMVYGLTKGQASPTSQIDFKTPFQVDGVFEEPFNPLAVAITLGASFVARTFAGDIPHMVEVLKKAIEHKGYSLVDIFQPCVTFNKVNTFTWFKENTYLMDDTHNPYLKIEALKRALEGNDGEGKFPLGIFYIKKGHPTFEENLSVYKKDKTPLFRRKVDKNKLKNLIDSKRGL; encoded by the coding sequence ATGGATCCAGAAATCTTTGAAATGGAGAATGCAGATATTGCCTGGTGTCCGGGATGCGGGGATTTTCTTATATTAAAAGCATTAAAACAGGCCCTGGCAGATTTAGAATTAGGTCCAGAAAAACTGGTTTTAGTATCCGGTATTGGACAGGCTGGAAAACTACCCCACTACCTTAAATCCAATGTATTCAATGGTTTACATGGCAGATCCCTATCACCAGCCACGGGTATTAAAGCATCAAATCCAGATATGGTGGTTATTGATGTTTCTGGTGATGGTTGTATGTATGGGGAGGGGGGAAATCACTTCATGCACACCATACGCCGTAATCCAGACATCACCAACATAGTATTAAACAACATGGTCTATGGTTTAACCAAGGGTCAGGCATCACCCACCAGCCAGATAGACTTTAAAACCCCATTCCAGGTAGATGGAGTATTTGAAGAACCATTTAACCCCTTGGCCGTGGCCATAACTTTAGGTGCTTCTTTTGTGGCCAGAACATTTGCAGGAGATATACCTCATATGGTGGAAGTCCTGAAAAAAGCCATAGAACACAAGGGATATTCACTGGTGGATATATTTCAACCCTGTGTTACCTTCAACAAGGTGAATACTTTTACCTGGTTTAAAGAAAACACCTACCTCATGGATGATACCCACAATCCCTACCTTAAAATAGAGGCCCTGAAAAGAGCCCTGGAAGGAAATGATGGTGAAGGTAAATTCCCCCTGGGCATATTTTATATTAAAAAGGGCCATCCCACCTTTGAAGAAAATCTATCAGTTTATAAAAAAGACAAAACACCCTTATTCCGGAGGAAAGTGGATAAAAATAAATTAAAAAATTTAATTGATTCTAAAAGAGGCCTGTAA
- a CDS encoding TIR domain-containing protein codes for MFEEEMDNRTYKLFISQYKEEEEENILFINRLEQAHDFQWENNSLPQDTPLEIKNKLKEADVVVVLSGLYSNHPDYIKKLINTAQQEDKPLVIIRPYGVENIPLELEKKAQEVVGWNAPCIVDAIKGVLGVGEGSCDL; via the coding sequence ATGTTTGAAGAAGAAATGGACAACCGGACATATAAATTATTTATAAGCCAGTATAAAGAGGAAGAAGAAGAAAATATACTTTTTATAAATAGACTGGAACAGGCCCATGATTTCCAGTGGGAAAATAATTCCCTCCCCCAGGATACACCACTTGAAATCAAAAATAAGTTAAAGGAAGCAGATGTGGTGGTGGTACTCTCCGGACTATACAGTAACCACCCTGATTACATTAAAAAACTAATAAATACTGCCCAACAAGAAGATAAACCCCTGGTCATTATCCGGCCCTATGGGGTGGAAAATATACCTCTGGAACTGGAAAAAAAAGCCCAGGAAGTGGTGGGATGGAATGCTCCCTGTATTGTGGATGCCATAAAAGGTGTTTTAGGTGTGGGGGAGGGTAGTTGTGATTTATAA
- a CDS encoding AAA family ATPase: protein MIIKSLQLHNFKSHPKSKIEFPAGISIIMGENGAGKSSILEAVSFALFKSYSARNLPSLIKTGEKKLRVVLKFLVNGKTYQVTRERSKSTSRAVLEQEDRDGFHQIATGDKGVSAEIESLLEMDSSLFLNAVYIRQGEIADLIDKKPSEKKQLIGKLLGIESLENAWKNMVPLIGHYSSEEQFLKGKMESKETWEKKLADKMEEKNKRDVFIGELNQEIEAIHQEIEQLKTDKEKLDEKKLEYREIKSRLDSLENILKGLKEDKDSLKKDLSRIKEDESKISKLETEILPLNNLILLQKGLNNLNIHHQTEKQILSNLKKVNDLNQVLVSNKIFQEEYHNIEKKIESLLKDKEKFEGTPAIIRSLISDKDKTKQEIDQLNQQISETFSYYNQILESNLDSAEEIDSLHRKLEIALNHKLNLLDQELQDKKGTLLSLKNQNQQLKKPLEELKEVEDKCPICQSDISKIKKTELVTLYQQDITSNKKQMVALEESIEKLDNEKEELQKRKNSFQNINMDILQEKIKTRNTASHKLSNLEMKLEDLKIQNIALEEIESSIKSKKSRLKEIENHKENYFKAKHSLENLDPVETLEKEKNSLVEKIIEEDSRIKGLLSSLELDYFRQFKEDYSLLDSDILQEEIDKREEFKNNLNQLKGRVSQKNSIIEKLQKKKLDLEENMKNKESLHSSLIKIEYDDIAHKKILQAYEQKKDSFIELNSQKSKNEGIQGMNISAIEDLQKDLDSLKDVEKELDNLKDFIKVLNYIRKLFGKDGVQKDLRNRSRPLIQEEARKFFDRFNFEYSDISLDEDYEVEVYGPGGKTTLDMISGGEKIAVALALRLAITRVLSGGKLELIMLDEPTIHLDSYRRQELIDILKRLSVLPQMIIVTHDSDLEEAADNIIKVKKEEGESRVIMDVAREEVPVI from the coding sequence ATGATTATTAAATCACTGCAACTGCATAATTTCAAGTCCCACCCTAAAAGTAAAATCGAGTTTCCAGCAGGCATATCCATCATAATGGGCGAAAATGGGGCGGGTAAGTCCAGTATCCTGGAGGCAGTTAGTTTTGCTCTTTTTAAAAGTTATTCTGCTCGTAATTTACCCAGTCTTATTAAAACTGGAGAAAAGAAATTAAGGGTGGTTTTAAAGTTCCTGGTTAATGGTAAAACTTATCAGGTTACCCGGGAGAGAAGTAAATCCACTTCACGGGCTGTTTTAGAACAAGAAGACCGGGATGGTTTCCATCAGATTGCTACCGGGGATAAAGGGGTAAGTGCTGAAATTGAAAGCCTGCTGGAAATGGATAGCAGTCTCTTTTTAAATGCCGTATATATCCGCCAGGGCGAAATAGCAGATTTAATTGATAAAAAGCCTTCTGAAAAAAAGCAGCTGATTGGTAAATTACTGGGTATTGAATCCCTGGAAAACGCCTGGAAAAATATGGTTCCCTTAATTGGCCACTATAGTAGTGAAGAACAGTTTTTAAAGGGTAAAATGGAGTCTAAAGAAACCTGGGAAAAAAAATTAGCTGATAAAATGGAGGAAAAAAATAAGAGGGATGTTTTTATAGGGGAATTAAACCAGGAGATTGAAGCTATTCACCAGGAAATAGAACAGCTAAAAACTGATAAGGAGAAACTGGATGAGAAAAAACTGGAGTACCGTGAAATCAAATCCCGTCTGGATTCCCTGGAAAATATTCTAAAAGGATTAAAGGAAGATAAAGATAGCCTGAAAAAAGATTTATCCCGGATAAAAGAAGATGAATCTAAAATAAGTAAACTGGAAACTGAAATCCTTCCTTTAAATAATCTTATTTTACTCCAAAAAGGCCTTAACAATTTAAATATACACCATCAAACTGAAAAACAGATTTTATCAAATTTAAAAAAGGTTAATGATTTAAATCAAGTTTTAGTCTCAAATAAGATATTCCAGGAGGAGTATCATAACATCGAAAAGAAAATAGAATCCCTGCTTAAAGATAAAGAGAAGTTTGAAGGCACCCCGGCCATTATAAGAAGTCTCATATCAGATAAAGATAAAACTAAGCAGGAAATAGACCAATTGAATCAACAAATAAGTGAAACTTTCTCTTATTACAACCAGATCCTGGAGAGTAATCTGGACTCGGCAGAGGAAATAGATTCACTCCATAGAAAATTAGAAATTGCCCTGAACCATAAACTGAATCTTCTAGACCAGGAACTGCAGGATAAAAAGGGAACCTTATTATCCCTTAAAAATCAAAACCAGCAGCTAAAAAAACCATTGGAGGAATTAAAAGAGGTGGAGGATAAGTGTCCCATCTGCCAGTCAGATATCAGTAAAATCAAAAAAACAGAGCTGGTAACACTTTACCAGCAGGATATCACTTCCAATAAAAAGCAGATGGTGGCTCTGGAAGAATCTATAGAGAAGTTGGATAATGAAAAGGAAGAGTTACAAAAACGTAAAAATTCCTTCCAGAACATCAATATGGATATACTTCAGGAAAAAATAAAAACCAGAAATACGGCCTCCCACAAACTGAGTAATCTGGAGATGAAACTGGAGGATTTAAAAATCCAAAATATCGCCCTTGAAGAAATAGAATCCAGTATAAAATCCAAAAAAAGCCGGTTAAAAGAGATTGAAAATCATAAAGAGAATTATTTCAAGGCCAAACATTCCCTGGAAAACCTGGATCCGGTGGAGACTCTGGAAAAAGAGAAAAATAGTCTGGTGGAAAAAATAATTGAAGAAGACTCCCGGATAAAGGGATTATTATCCTCCCTGGAGTTGGATTATTTCAGACAATTTAAAGAGGATTATTCCCTGCTGGATAGTGATATCCTCCAGGAAGAAATTGATAAGAGGGAAGAATTCAAGAATAATTTAAATCAATTGAAGGGCCGGGTATCTCAAAAAAATAGCATAATCGAAAAGCTGCAAAAAAAGAAACTGGACCTGGAAGAAAATATGAAAAATAAGGAATCCCTTCACAGTAGTCTTATTAAAATCGAGTATGATGATATTGCACATAAAAAGATTCTCCAGGCTTATGAACAAAAAAAAGATTCCTTCATAGAGTTAAATAGCCAGAAAAGTAAAAATGAGGGAATTCAGGGCATGAACATTTCTGCTATAGAGGATCTACAAAAGGATCTGGATTCTTTAAAGGATGTTGAAAAAGAGTTAGATAATCTTAAAGATTTTATTAAAGTTCTGAATTATATTCGTAAGTTATTTGGCAAGGATGGAGTGCAAAAGGATCTGCGGAACCGTTCCCGGCCTCTTATTCAGGAGGAGGCCCGTAAGTTTTTTGACAGGTTCAATTTTGAGTATTCCGATATTTCCCTGGATGAGGACTATGAGGTGGAAGTATATGGTCCCGGGGGTAAGACCACTCTAGATATGATTAGTGGTGGGGAGAAAATTGCAGTGGCCCTGGCCTTGCGTCTGGCCATTACCCGGGTGCTATCTGGAGGTAAACTGGAGCTTATTATGCTGGATGAGCCTACCATCCATCTGGATAGTTACCGTCGTCAGGAATTAATCGATATCCTGAAGAGATTATCGGTACTGCCCCAGATGATTATTGTTACCCATGATAGTGACCTGGAAGAAGCTGCTGATAATATAATTAAAGTTAAAAAAGAAGAAGGAGAATCCCGGGTGATTATGGATGTGGCCCGGGAGGAAGTACCGGTAATCTAA
- a CDS encoding metallophosphoesterase family protein, with translation MQFAHLSDTHLGYRQYGLFEREKDYYNVFQDLVSSIIQERPDFVLHAGDLFEFSRPPTQALLEVQKGLIRLKEAKIPVYAIAGNHDIIMKKNALPPHLLFQELGLKIISPRTPFYEQDDIFIGGSPYISRYHADTLKEKLKLLEKESAGYNKRIMVLHQGIDKYLPYEYELELADIPEGFDYYALGHIHSRIVDDYGGGKMVYPGSTEIWKMDEVENYQKKGKGYYLVDTHGESFQVDPVNIELPREFIKTRAEYSHLEREIVKLQDYIHKLKSKPVLHLTVSGGNFSRAEAYQKLNDSLSEMVLSLRPNFQIDELDAEKKMVDGPGLDIPTLLREHLKETDNKPLIDMGVVLFKEIAEGNMDTAQKISQKFLEEYYDY, from the coding sequence ATGCAGTTTGCCCATTTATCAGACACCCATCTGGGTTACCGGCAGTATGGTCTTTTTGAAAGAGAAAAGGATTATTATAATGTTTTTCAAGACCTGGTAAGTAGTATCATCCAGGAGAGGCCGGATTTTGTCCTGCATGCCGGGGATCTTTTTGAATTTTCCCGACCCCCTACCCAGGCCCTCCTGGAAGTGCAGAAAGGATTAATCAGACTAAAAGAAGCAAAGATACCGGTTTATGCCATTGCCGGGAATCATGATATTATTATGAAAAAAAATGCCCTGCCCCCTCATCTCTTATTCCAGGAGCTGGGTTTAAAAATCATCAGCCCCCGCACCCCCTTTTATGAGCAGGATGATATTTTTATTGGAGGATCCCCCTACATCTCCCGTTACCATGCAGATACACTAAAAGAAAAGTTGAAGTTACTGGAAAAGGAGTCTGCTGGTTATAATAAGCGTATTATGGTTTTGCATCAGGGTATTGATAAGTACCTTCCCTATGAATATGAGCTGGAGCTGGCGGATATTCCAGAAGGATTTGATTATTATGCCCTGGGCCATATCCATAGCCGGATTGTGGATGATTATGGAGGGGGTAAAATGGTTTATCCCGGTTCTACCGAGATATGGAAGATGGATGAAGTGGAAAACTACCAGAAAAAAGGCAAAGGATATTATCTGGTGGATACCCATGGAGAATCCTTCCAGGTGGATCCGGTTAATATAGAACTACCCCGGGAGTTTATCAAAACCCGTGCAGAATACTCCCATCTGGAGAGGGAGATAGTTAAATTGCAGGATTATATCCATAAACTTAAGAGTAAACCGGTACTGCATTTAACGGTGAGTGGAGGTAATTTTTCCCGTGCAGAGGCATACCAGAAACTCAATGATTCTCTCTCAGAAATGGTGCTTAGTCTGCGTCCAAATTTCCAGATAGATGAATTGGATGCGGAAAAAAAGATGGTGGATGGTCCGGGACTGGATATCCCCACCCTTTTACGGGAACATCTAAAAGAAACTGATAATAAGCCTTTAATCGATATGGGTGTGGTGCTTTTTAAGGAAATAGCAGAAGGTAATATGGATACAGCCCAGAAGATAAGTCAAAAATTTTTAGAGGAATATTATGATTATTAA
- a CDS encoding helicase HerA-like domain-containing protein, translating to MKKVIGRCVGETSLVQITFISKQMPQVGEYVCLKYDGKNVLGMIESLVRGSVSITSDIFDPSTIEKIRKIEGDDHYIRGSVGILGDLNHNLRIPRTPAPPGTEVLPASKSDLEKIFPRKNSLKLGSLISQEEVEVQVDLEKMFSRHLAIMAMTGAGKSNTVAVVIDGILKYNGCVVVFDMHSEYDIDFENGESKIIRPEINPLYMSFSEMKRLARIEGKAYLQERYFGEAYRMARKQAEEGVIPGNDFIQALRGILKGWASGQILFNNQDVSKEKQIVDVLNKIDDLERRYSSIINLSAGNILSRLEMGKANIIDMGSVDESAAEVIVSHILRNALQNNKKWLRSDPDEKMPLQHPVFFILEEAHILAPKNRNTQSKLWISRIAREGRKFGLGLCLVSQSPKSVDPDSLSQANNMIILRLVEPQDQRHVQTASENLSDDLLKQLPSLNIGEAVVLGLMTKIPALVKIDEHKNKKFGQDLAVIDIWGKTRQKKEETIKKQEENLKNLGGDY from the coding sequence ATGAAAAAAGTCATAGGAAGATGTGTAGGGGAGACCTCACTGGTGCAGATTACTTTTATTTCCAAACAGATGCCCCAGGTAGGGGAATACGTTTGCCTGAAATATGATGGAAAAAATGTGCTGGGGATGATTGAATCCCTGGTAAGGGGCAGTGTATCCATCACCTCTGATATATTTGATCCCTCCACCATTGAGAAAATAAGAAAAATCGAAGGGGATGATCACTACATCCGGGGTAGTGTGGGTATCCTGGGTGACCTTAATCATAACCTTAGAATCCCTCGCACCCCGGCTCCCCCGGGAACAGAGGTTTTACCTGCTTCTAAAAGTGATCTGGAGAAAATTTTCCCCCGGAAAAATAGCCTGAAATTAGGTAGTCTCATTTCCCAGGAAGAGGTGGAAGTGCAGGTAGATCTGGAGAAAATGTTCTCCCGTCATCTGGCCATAATGGCCATGACCGGGGCGGGTAAATCCAATACCGTGGCGGTGGTAATAGATGGTATCTTAAAATATAATGGATGTGTGGTTGTATTTGATATGCACTCTGAGTATGATATTGATTTTGAAAACGGAGAGTCAAAGATAATACGCCCCGAGATTAACCCCCTCTACATGTCTTTTTCAGAGATGAAGAGGCTTGCCCGTATTGAGGGTAAGGCCTATCTTCAGGAGCGTTACTTTGGTGAGGCTTACCGGATGGCTCGTAAACAGGCCGAGGAGGGAGTCATACCCGGTAATGATTTTATCCAGGCCCTGCGGGGAATACTAAAAGGTTGGGCCAGTGGCCAGATACTCTTTAATAATCAGGATGTTTCTAAAGAAAAACAAATCGTGGATGTTTTAAATAAAATAGATGATCTGGAGAGGCGTTACAGTTCTATAATCAACCTCTCAGCAGGTAATATCCTGAGCAGGCTGGAGATGGGTAAGGCCAATATCATTGATATGGGTTCGGTGGATGAGTCTGCTGCCGAGGTTATCGTAAGCCACATACTACGTAATGCTCTGCAAAATAATAAGAAGTGGTTGAGAAGTGACCCTGATGAGAAAATGCCCCTGCAACATCCGGTATTTTTCATCCTGGAAGAAGCCCATATCCTGGCCCCTAAAAACCGGAACACCCAGTCCAAGTTATGGATTAGTCGTATTGCCCGGGAAGGACGTAAATTTGGATTGGGTTTGTGTCTGGTAAGCCAGAGCCCCAAGTCCGTTGATCCAGATTCCCTTTCCCAGGCCAACAATATGATAATCCTGCGATTGGTGGAACCCCAGGACCAGCGGCATGTACAGACTGCCAGTGAAAACTTGAGTGATGATCTCTTAAAACAACTGCCCTCCTTGAATATTGGGGAAGCTGTGGTGCTGGGGTTAATGACAAAAATCCCCGCCCTGGTTAAAATTGATGAACATAAAAATAAGAAATTTGGTCAGGATTTAGCTGTGATTGATATCTGGGGTAAAACCCGGCAAAAAAAAGAAGAAACCATTAAAAAACAGGAAGAGAACCTTAAAAATCTGGGAGGGGACTACTGA